The DNA region CGTAAGAGTTTACCTCAtgcaaaaataatatttataaaccCACGCAATAATGGTGAAAACCCcaataaaattaaaagtatgtgcttaaataacaaaataattgacaattttaaaaatattgcaGTAGCACACTCTTGTACAcaataaacaaacaaagaaatgttagaaaaaaagaggaaaagagaCAGAAAGCGGAATTAATTTGTGAATAATAAAAGTAGTATTGCAAAGACTTTGTCATGAAATATTgtcattttaataaataaatggtttttctccttttttataTGCTAAACTCGTGAAATCGTAAGTAAACTCGCGAGCTGAGTTTATCGAGTTTACCCGAGTTCACCCAAGTTTATGAAAAAGAGAGTTTACTGCGATTTAACTCGTTTTGGTTACCTAGGATCGTAAACTCGTAAGAGTTTAAGAGTTAAAACTAGAGTTTAATAACCTTGATTTCTGAAAATCTAAATGAATAAACAAATTTTATTCTTAGACAACAAGATCACACACAATTGAAAATGTAGATTACAAGACTAGGcactctcttttctttctcataGACCTAGTAATATACACTTGAAAACAGAACAGGATGAATTTGTCTTGGTGTGGAATTTGTCATTCCCATTTGCTTCTAAGTTGATGAGATCGTTTGAGAGCATAGTTAAGCACTATGCTTCCATCCAATCTCTTAAGTACAAAGGTCTCAACCAAAACATAACATCCAAAGTCGTTCATCCATCCATTAGTCCCTTCAAATTCCTCCACTTTGTTAACCCTACAATACACCCAACTCTTTCCTGCTGCCACTTCAATTCATTAATTCTCTCAACTATTGCAGTGCTCAGTCTCACACTATTCTTCTCTTAAACATTGTTAAAACTATTAAACCACAAAAGACCTTCAGCAGCATCCATCTTGTCCATCACAGCTTCCAGGCTAGCAATCACAACTACTTTTCAACAACATCCACATTCACAGTATTCTTCATTCCACCATTTTTTTGAAGCTACATGAATAAGATGTATATATAACAAGCACCATATATTAAAATACCTAAGTACGAAGAAAGCAAAGATCAAAGTACGACAATTGAGAAAGCTATCACTCCCATTTGCACCTAATTTGATTTGTGTGACTGTAATCACAAGTTAGCACCAATCTTGTATCCATTCTCTTCAACACAAAGCTTTCAACAAGCACATAACACCCAAATTTCCTCCACTCATTTGTTCCTCCAAACTCTTCTACTCTTTCCACTCTCACTTGCCTCATATTCCCTGCAATCCATCCAACTCTTTCTTGTTCCCACTTCATTCCCTCAACAACTTCCAAACTCAGTCCAACCCTTGTCTCTACCCCCACATCATCAAAACTTGTAAACACAACCATACTACTATTTTCATCCCAATCAGCATCCCTGCCTGCAACCTTGGCAGCTTCAGTTTGAACAACAACATCTACTAGCGCagcattttccttttcctcactCTTTTCCTTTGAGAATATCTTTTCCCATCTTTGCTCAAGTGTCAACTCATAGAACACTGACATCTTCATCTGCGCCTTTAATTTCATTCCTTCTTTCACAAACATAAAAGGACAGTACCACTTCCCCACAACCACTGATTCAGAACAATCATTGGACAATGGGAAGTTAAAATCCGGTAGCCTGGAGCGCAAGGTGTCATTGGAGCCCAATGCTTCGCCCAAACGGTAATTGCTGGGAGTGATGGCACGAAGCATCCACCCTTTTCTGTTCAATATACCTGGAGGAATTCCATCAGGGGCAACGGACTTTGCTTCGAAACCATAATCACTCTTCTTGATTATCTCAATCTGCTGATAATCGTTGAAGGGTTCCAAAGGTTTTGGTTTCACATCTTGGGGGACAAGGCAACATAAACAAGTTTCCATGTCCTCTTCCTTTGAACTTGTGCTAGCATGCCTGAAATCAATTCAAATTTGGAAATGAAGTTTGAATTATACCAATAATAGATAGGCTTCATATACCGTCGACCAAGAAAAACACAGTAAGTTAAAAATGTTTCTCTGCAAATTAGTTTAGCACATAAAGAGCATATTGTGAATAATATGTATTGAATATTAGTCCTAAAAACATGAATGGACCGGTTTTGTATAGAAAAGTATGAAGGTTAATTGATATAGAAAAGTGATTTATACACATACCCCTGTTCCTTCCCTCTCCTTCTTATGACATAGTAGCGGTTTGAAGACAAGGGCTGATTCAATACTGGAACAAACATGGAGTCCTCATTATCACTTCCATAGTTGATGGTTAAGTCTTTGTTCTGAGGGAAAGGAAGTTCCCTGATGTAGGAACTCTTGTGACCGAACCAATTGTAAGTCTCATATTCTTTGTCCATGATTATAAGATAACCTGAGTTTGGACCAGATGGAGGTGGGTCTACAAGAGCCTGGGGGTTACTTTTGTACATGGAAAGGACTCTTGTTACATACATTTTCTCTGCAAACACTCTGGTCTATATTTAACTCAGTTGTATAAGTATTCCCTTGATAATACTCGTTTGTTTAGTTTGTTCCCCacatacacatatatatatatagatgaatGGAAGCATGTGCCTGTTGTTTATCTTTGGAATACTTCGTTGTTATCCTGTAATGTCAAACATTAAGGAATTGGATTGTCAGAATGTCAAACAATAAACCACGTTAGACAATTTGACAATGTGTTATAGAATATATACAATTGGTTCTTTAAAATCATTTTAGAATGTGATTTCATTATTATCTATTGATCTGGACCTTTCAAATTATTCAACGATGGTGAAGTGACGATGGATCATCTATCTGTTTGCAAAgctattttttttgtgatttatAAATTCTCTATATATTTAGTACTAAATCCTGAAGTAGGAGGTGAATACTTTGTGTCGTCGGGCTCCGCTTTCGCAGTCGTATTCCGATGTTTCCATCATTTGCTTAAGCTTATGCTGGAGTTTGATTAGGACCTACAAGAGCCCTCCTCTTGTCTCCATATTCTCAAAGTTGTTTTTTTGACTCCATTTGAGGCCGAGGCCATTGAAGCCAAGATTAGTGCTTCCCATTGTTCCTGAATCAACTTTTGAGTATCGAGCAGGCTGAGAACATAAAAGTATAGGAATTATATTGAGTGAAGAAAGTGAGTCTACAATGTGTGAGGACCCCATAATATAGTTGGTGAGCCCCAAACCCCGAAGATCCAAATACATTGAACTCAGGTAATTAGCTAAATAGGCTATGTTACATAAGTGGGGGAGGAAATCAAGGGATTCGCTAAACTAATAAGGGGGGTGCATCTGAAGGACTGATCTTCTAGCAGGTTAAGTGATCTCCGCGTTGTGCCCAATGTATCTATTAGGCCATGACGTATCCGCCAAGATATCTCACTCACCTGGCATGGCCCGGGTTCGGTTTGAATCTGTTTTGTCTTGCTCCAGGTCCATACCGGTACACCCACTTAGAAGTCAATTGATTTATCttttaatttgatattttttgagGGTTTTTTACATCGTGGTTTAAGGGCATGCATTAGCCTTTTAGCTAGCATGTTTGTTCTCCTTTTGCTTATGTATGTGCATTGCAATATCactttttaaaacttattttcacATATTGTAAGTGTCGTTAGACGAGCTTTGAGTAtttattcaaatatattttAGAAATGGAGAATCAAAGCTAATGTGTAACAAGaatcaaatattaaaatgcCAAATTAGGATGAAAAACAAAGATCAAAGTAAAACATATGAGAAAGCATTCACTCCCATTTGCCCCTAATTTGATTTGTGTGCCTGTAATCACAAGTCAGCATCAATCTTCTATCCATTCTCTTGAGCACAAAACTTTCAACCAGCAcataacaccccaatttcttcCACTTATTCGTTCCTCCAAACTCCTCTACTCTCTCCACCCTCACTTGCCTCATGTTCCCTGCAACCCATCCAACTCTTTGTTGTTCCCATTTCATTCCCTCAACAATTTCCATACTCAATCCAACACTTGTCTCTGCCCCCGCATCATCAAAACTCTTATACCACAATACCCcatcaacaacaccattttcaTCCCAAACAGCATCCTTGCCTGCAACCTTGACAACTTCTGTTTGAACATTAACATCTACAAACACAACATTTTTCCCACTGTTTTCCTTTGAGAATACTTTTTCCCATCTTTGCTCAAGTGTTAACTCATAGAACACTGACATCTTCATTTGCTCCTTTAGTTTCATTCCTTCTTTCACAAACATAAAAGGACAGTACCACTTTCCCACAACCACTGATTCAGAACAATGATTGGATAATGAGAAGTTGAAATCTGGTAGCTTGGAACGCAAGCTGTCGTTGCAGCCCAATGCTTTGCCCAAACGGTAACTGCGGGGAGTGCTAGCACGAAGCGTCCACCCTTTTCTCGACAATAAACCAGGAGGAATTCCATCAGCCGCAACAGACTTTGCTTTGAAACTATAACCACTCTTCTTGATTATCTCAATCTGCTGATAATCGTTGAAGGGTTCCAAAGGTTTTGGTTTAACATCTTGGGGGACAAGGCAACATAAACAAGTTTCCATGTCCTCTTCCTTTGAACTCGTGATAGCTCGGCTGAAATCAgttcaaatttgaaaatgaagtttTGAACTACGATAATGATTGAGACATAAACATAGGTGACATACAATCAAGGTACATGTTAGTGGTGAGTTTTAACCACTGCTAATATTTGTGACGGTTACAACACTGCTAAGATGTATGTCAATTGTATGTTGCCAGAATCTGTATATTTACTTATAAGAACTCTTTGAACTATTATACCAATGTTAACTCACCAATATATCATGTGtcaagcttttttttttgaaatcacatGTATAACTAAAGCTTTAAAACTAACTTGAATGTAAATGCTATAATTTGCATATTAATGTTCATGTAAAAGTTATCATTTGCTTTTACATGAACAGGCCTTGAAAGCTCATAAACCAGCTGAATCAAATTGACTCTATCTGCTAGCGAAATTGAATAGCTTGGGGGTTAAGCACATTTATAGAGAAGTAAATACAATTGCTGATTTTTTAGCCAAGAATGGTTGTAATAGAATCGGTTCTATATGGATTTGTAATGAAGGATTGATAGGTGTCTAGACCTAGATGAGAAAGGTGTTCCCATGATCCTTTATCTCTATATTTTATGAATAATACAATTTAtccttaaaaagaaaaaataaattgcttttgcactataaacATGAGACATTTCTGGTTTGAAGCTTCTGAGTAAAACTAATATCACTTATGTATAAACATGAAACCCTATTAGATGTCATTTCTCAATCTTCCCAGTAAGAGTTGGGAGCAGTTAATTAATTAGCATGGTGTTATACCTGAGCCTGGTTACTTGTAGTAAAAATTCTGAAGAATGAAAATATGAAGGTTAATTGATATAGAGAAGTGATTCATACATACCCTTGGTTCTTTCCTCTCCTTCTTAAGACATAGTAGCGGTTTGAAGACAAGGGCTGATTCAATACTGGAACAAACATGGCATCTTCATCATCGCTTCCATAGCTGATGCTTAAGTCTTTGTTCTGAGGGAAAGGAAGATCACTGATATAACCCTCCTTGCAACCGAAACAATTGTAAGTCTCAGATTCTTCATCCATGATAACAAGATAACCTGAATTTGGACCAGATGGAGGTGGCTCTACAAGAGCATGGGGGTTACTTTTGTACATGGAAAGGACTCTTGTTACATACATTTTTCCTGCAAACTCTCTGGTCTTGAACTCAGTTGTATAAGTATTCCCTTGATAATACTCCTTGTTTAATTTGTTccccacacacacatatatagatGAGTGGAAGCATGTATTATTGTATTAGTTGTTTATCTTTGGATATACTTCGTTGTAATTTGTTATACATGTAATGTCAAACAACTTTGAATTCAACGAAATTATTGAATTGGATTATTGGTCATTTGTCTCAGACATCTTCAAATGCAATGTTCAGGATAAACCGCGTTAGACTATTGT from Lotus japonicus ecotype B-129 chromosome 2, LjGifu_v1.2 includes:
- the LOC130739643 gene encoding uncharacterized protein LOC130739643, with amino-acid sequence MYVTRVLSMYKSNPQALVDPPPSGPNSGYLIIMDKEYETYNWFGHKSSYIRELPFPQNKDLTINYGSDNEDSMFVPVLNQPLSSNRYYVIRRRGKEQGHASTSSKEEDMETCLCCLVPQDVKPKPLEPFNDYQQIEIIKKSDYGFEAKSVAPDGIPPGILNRKGWMLRAITPSNYRLGEALGSNDTLRSRLPDFNFPLSNDCSESVVVGKWYCPFMFVKEGMKLKAQMKMSVFYELTLEQRWEKIFSKEKSEEKENAALVDVVVQTEAAKVAGRDADWDENSSMVVFTSFDDVGVETRVGLSLEVVEGMKWEQERVGWIAGNMRQVRVERVEEFGGTNEWRKFGCYVLVESFVLKRMDTRLVLTCDYSHTNQIRCKWE
- the LOC130739642 gene encoding uncharacterized protein LOC130739642; this encodes MYVTRVLSMYKSNPHALVEPPPSGPNSGYLVIMDEESETYNCFGCKEGYISDLPFPQNKDLSISYGSDDEDAMFVPVLNQPLSSNRYYVLRRRGKNQGRAITSSKEEDMETCLCCLVPQDVKPKPLEPFNDYQQIEIIKKSGYSFKAKSVAADGIPPGLLSRKGWTLRASTPRSYRLGKALGCNDSLRSKLPDFNFSLSNHCSESVVVGKWYCPFMFVKEGMKLKEQMKMSVFYELTLEQRWEKVFSKENSGKNVVFVDVNVQTEVVKVAGKDAVWDENGVVDGVLWYKSFDDAGAETSVGLSMEIVEGMKWEQQRVGWVAGNMRQVRVERVEEFGGTNKWKKLGCYVLVESFVLKRMDRRLMLTCDYRHTNQIRGKWE